The Rhododendron vialii isolate Sample 1 chromosome 6a, ASM3025357v1 genome includes a window with the following:
- the LOC131331416 gene encoding serine/threonine-protein phosphatase 7 long form homolog produces the protein MDLSLNAFRSPDLGPRDGSILHLQQQHRSREVWEADRTRPVDSKKVRVRSAKKGIRALPWPSPPVLELIRRARLEGLCSLPFVSVDWGLITALLERWWPETHTFHLQPGESTITLQDVEVLLGIPVDGKPVTGNTNLKPNDLCKHLLGEQPTEESDINGMKVKASWLSDRFTGQVEKGADPEVVARQARGYLLLLMGETIFADHSRGYVHLANLERLENFDEAGTYSWGSGALANLYHNLCHGCKAGTKQITGCFILLQVWAWERLPYFAPGRLGKRAPKAGAPLIGRWDDIFHSPDLATHLVGSYRYHLDIQRPDVVIWTPYSEELLESLPEYCRAGRAVWRATVPLIYYATCQYHQPDRVMRQFSFRQCIPPPSRSLDPPHGKTLQSGALDWALKYRTIIEVWNYRLNLVVPPSDIDLVEYPFDDPYVAWYDRITKRCISRVGCGVDGVTRCLKALNMPGVPAAYRDVALAGLMHMGVFQKFLRLQPPQHGVFKGNQELGEHGEGVLEEELQPQDDAAGHGHDHPHVEHPNDNIPIPQHAPPPHEPSFSPLPHFASFVMSPSIFDSPVVEPTSGGGSSSQTCSHSEVPWEQLEVVGFGASTLSHDSLVQAKRRKIDESSLGDVGGSVRDGDITQLGLDTQDFHVDPQHEAEVELDFVSNNDGQDDEVEEEADFQESIVGGDRKGGREVTQSTTKTPVVAQRRSKRQRKKPRCVTGGTMCKDGGEKTKRACH, from the exons ATGGACCTCAGCCTTAATGCGTTTCGTAGTCCTGACCTGGGGCCCAGAGATGGGTCGATTCTACATTTACAACAGCAGCACCGCTCTCGAGAAGTCTGGGAAGCAGAT CGCACGCGGCCTGTGGATTCAAAAAAAGTCAGAGTTCGTAGTGCGAAGAAAGGTATACGAGCATTGCCATGGCCGTCACCCCCTGTTTTAGAGTTGATACGGCGTGCTCGTTTAGAGGGCCTTTGTTCATTGCCTTTTGTGTCCGTGGATTGGGGTCTCATTACAGCACTTTTAGAGCGATGGTGGCCTGAGACACACACGTTCCACTTGCAGCCCGGTGAGTCCACAATCACGCTACAAGATGTTGAGGTTTTGTTAGGCATTCCAGTTGACGGTAAACCTGTGACTGGAAATACAAACTTGAAGCCTAATGATTTATGTAAGCATCTATTGGGGGAACAACCTACAGAAGAGTCGGACATAAACGGGATGAAGGTCAAGGCTAGCTGGTTAAGTGATAGGTTCACTGGCCAAGTAGAGAAAGGGGCTGACCCAGAGGTTGTTGCGCGCCAGGCACGCGGCTACTTGTTGTTGCTTATGGGGGAGACTATATTTGCTGACCACTCAA GGGGATATGTGCACTTAGCTAACCTAGAACGTTTGGAGAACTTTGATGAAGCTGGAACGTACAGTTGGGGCAGTGGTGCTCTTGCCAATCTCTACCATAACCTATGTCATGGTTGTAAGGCTGGCACAAAACAGATTACTGGTTGCTTCATACTATTGCAGGTTTGGGCTTGGGAGCGGTTGCCCTACTTTGCCCCTGGACGATTAGGGAAGCGTGCTCCGAAGGCTGGTGCTCCACTTATTGGACG GTGGGACGATATATTTCATTCCCCTGACTTGGCGACCCATCTCGTAGGCTCTTACAGGTACCACCTTGACATCCAGAGACCAGATGTG gtCATTTGGACCCCATACAGTGAGGAGCTCCTTGAGTCTCTACCAGAATATTGTCGGGCTGGCAGAGCTGTTTGGCGGGCTACTGTTCCCCTAATTTATTATGCTACTTGTCAATATCACCAGCCCGATCGAGTCATGCGCCAATTTAGTTTCCGCCAATGCATCCCACCACCGTCTCGCTCTTTAGATCCGCCGCACGGCAAAACCCTTCAAAGTGGTGCGTTAGATTGGGCCTTGAAGTACCGGACAATTATAGAAGTTTGGAATTATAGACTTAATCTAGTTGTACCGCCGAGTGATATCGACTTAGTTGAATACCCCTTCGACGACCCTTACGTGGCTTGGTATGATAGGATTACCAAGCGTTGTATTAGCCGTGTTGGTTGTGGCGTAGATGGAGTG ACTCGTTGTCTTAAGGCCCTTAATATGCCGGGGGTCCCCGCCGCTTACCGAGATGTTGCTTTGGCTGGGCTTATGCACATGGGCGTGTTCCAAAAGTTTTTGCGCCTTCAACCCCCACAACACGGTGTTTTTAAGGGCAACCAGGAGTTGGGTGAGCACGGTGAGGGCGTATTAGAGgaagaactccaaccacaagACGATGCAGCTGGCCACGGACATGACCATCCTCACGTGGAACACCCCAACGATAATATTCCAATTCCACAAcatgcaccaccaccacatGAACCTAGTTTTTCTCCTCTCCCACATTTTGCCTCATTTGTGATGAGTCCGTCTATTTTTGACTCTCCAGTAGTTGAACCGACAAGTGGCGGTGGTTCGTCATCTCAGACTTGTTCACATTCAGAGGTACCTTGGGAGCAATTAGAAGTGGTTGGATTTGGTGCAAGTACATTGAGTCATGATAGTTTGGTGCAGGCAAAGAGGAGGAAAATTGATGAGAGTAGTTTAGGGGATGTAGGGGGGTCGGTTAGAGATGGAGATATCACTCAGTTAGGTTTGGACACCCAAGACTTCCACGTTGACCCGCAACACGAGGCAGAGGTAGAGTTGGATTTTGTGTCGAATAATGATGGTCAGGATGATGAGGTTGAGGAAGAGGCGGACTTTCAGGAATCAATTGTAGGGGGAGACAGAAAGGGTGGACGAGAGGTCACTCAATCTACTACTAAGACTCCTGTTGTTGCCCAACGTAGGAGTAAGCGGCAGAGAAAGAAGCCACGTTGTGTTACGGGTGGCACAATGTGCAAGGATGGAGGGGAAAAGACTAAGCGGGCTTGCCACTAA